The DNA region GTCTCCCTAACATGCTTTTTGCAACAAAAGCTTTATTACTACTCTAATTGGAGCTCCCCACTCTATCAAAACATTTTGAGGCCATTGGTTTAGATATTTTTGGAGAAAATTTTCGgttactttataatatattatttttttttgaaaacttagaaCTGAAATTAAAACTAAcccaaattttatcaatttagttcatcaatttttgaaaattttttaaaaaattatatttgttaattttactatttaaatatataaaatatttatttttacattataaaaattgtaattattataaattaaatagaaaataagaaTTCGACTTAGTTTAAATAATTGCAATATGTTAACTTCTGAATTAAATTGAactgaattgaattaattaatataaaaaataaaaaattacaaatcgattttctttcttttatacatatatacagaTGCAATGATGTAATAATATacttgatttataaaaatatgataatttcattattaataaAAGAAGATCATAAAATTCtcaataatcaaaattaaattaaactttgaGTGCCAAATTCCGAAAATCATTGGAATAATagttgagatttttttttactatattttacaTATTAACTTTGGGTTTGTCCACCAAAATCCGTAGTTATTTTGTCCCTACTCAAACTGCCAAGCCGAGAACGCTGCTTGATGGTGTTCCCATTTATTCTATTTACTTCTTCAAGCGCCTTTGGATCCACCACTATGTCACAATTAATCACAGTCTCCCCTTCTTCCGTTTTCTTGCCTTTCGGATCCACCCCATTGACGTGACTTGCGGTCTGCTGGCTGATATCTGACAACGTTCCCGATACCGAAGGTCGTTTCTTGAGGAACAAGCAAACAACCGTGCAGTCATCGACCTTAGAACCCGGGTACTTGGTTCTCCATGCTTGAACTGCATAATAAACCAGTACTTTTGCTGCTATAGATGGTCTCTTTACTGAGGCTACTATTTGTACCACCTCGTTGTTTGAAAGCACATCCCACACCTGCACCAATTTTAAAATGGTACTATTATGCTGTGTCAAAATTGGTTCAATTATGATTTGCGTCCCTCTATGTTATAACTTACCCCATCAGTTGCCAACACTACAAATTCATCTTTGGGAGTAAGCCTTCTATAAGAAACTTGAGGTGTAGAGATAAGTCCATGATCCTTGAGGCAGAAATCCCCGAAAGCTCTCGACATAGCTAGACCGGGGCAATCTTGGCCGGGCATCCACACTCTCGGTACATTCGGTTCTTCTTCCATTGCGAATACTCTGCCACCGTTCTTCTGGATTCTTTCCGATTCACTCGGTAAACTAGGTTTCAAATCGACTGTGAGTTGGACCGGAATGATTTGGTTTTTGTTGTCCCTGGT from Gossypium hirsutum isolate 1008001.06 chromosome A04, Gossypium_hirsutum_v2.1, whole genome shotgun sequence includes:
- the LOC107948958 gene encoding probable protein phosphatase 2C 65, which produces MGACCSTQFKYKGRRYEKEGSDEKEDEGHHRDHNINNDDNSANVTRIGHAGAIVRLQGSSSLTSMYTRKGKKGINQDAMTVWENFTGEKNVFFCGVFDGHGPSGHKVARHVCDALPLKLSTMHQPRPSAKKEGDKDSSHKHWEASLIRTFQELDEDLSMEDSLDSYCSGTTAVTIVKQDQHLIISNLGDSRAILGTRDNKNQIIPVQLTVDLKPSLPSESERIQKNGGRVFAMEEEPNVPRVWMPGQDCPGLAMSRAFGDFCLKDHGLISTPQVSYRRLTPKDEFVVLATDGVWDVLSNNEVVQIVASVKRPSIAAKVLVYYAVQAWRTKYPGSKVDDCTVVCLFLKKRPSVSGTLSDISQQTASHVNGVDPKGKKTEEGETVINCDIVVDPKALEEVNRINGNTIKQRSRLGSLSRDKITTDFGGQTQS